A genome region from Zestosphaera sp. includes the following:
- a CDS encoding ABC transporter ATP-binding protein — protein MSSTSKVVSVQGVVKNFGKIRALDGVSVEIDEGLIFGLIGPNGAGKTTLLRILATLLKQDEGTVRVLDYSLPENRVLIRRYISYLPEDAGLYSRLTGWENLYYYAMLYYGKTTKALEVAEVGAKISGLSERDLNRRTSEYSKGMVRRVAIARTLMIGSKLVILDEPTSGLDVFSAYAIRKILKEYSRSNSVTIILSSHNMIEVEDLCDEVALINKGRIVVQGPPKDLIRAYGSKNLEEVFISLAGEES, from the coding sequence ATGTCTAGCACGAGTAAAGTAGTGTCTGTGCAGGGGGTAGTGAAGAATTTTGGGAAGATTAGAGCTCTTGATGGGGTAAGCGTAGAGATTGATGAGGGACTTATCTTCGGGTTGATAGGTCCTAACGGTGCTGGCAAGACTACCTTACTCAGGATCTTAGCTACCCTACTTAAACAGGATGAAGGTACTGTCAGAGTACTTGATTACAGCTTACCCGAGAATAGAGTCTTAATCAGGAGGTACATATCTTACTTGCCTGAAGACGCTGGACTCTACTCGCGCTTGACTGGCTGGGAGAACCTCTACTACTACGCGATGCTTTACTACGGTAAAACTACTAAAGCGTTAGAAGTTGCTGAAGTAGGTGCTAAGATTTCTGGCTTGAGTGAGCGAGACCTCAACAGGAGAACCTCAGAATATAGTAAGGGGATGGTTAGGAGGGTAGCTATAGCGAGGACCTTAATGATAGGTTCTAAGCTAGTCATATTAGATGAGCCTACATCAGGTCTTGACGTGTTCTCAGCGTACGCGATACGTAAGATTCTCAAAGAATACTCTAGGAGCAACTCAGTCACGATAATCCTCTCATCACATAACATGATTGAAGTTGAAGACTTGTGTGATGAGGTAGCTCTAATAAACAAAGGACGCATAGTAGTTCAGGGTCCTCCGAAAGACTTGATACGCGCGTACGGTAGCAAGAACCTCGAGGAAGTCTTCATAAGCTTGGCTGGTGAAGAGTCATGA